Proteins co-encoded in one Streptomyces roseochromogenus subsp. oscitans DS 12.976 genomic window:
- a CDS encoding PP2C family protein-serine/threonine phosphatase has product MNDTAIDYARVFQALPGMVALLTPDLVYADVNEEFLRLAGRTREQMIGRYLFDVFPDNPNDPGASGMRNLAASLTRVAATGERDSMALQRYDVENPERPGEWEERYWSPVNAPVCDADGKVVLLVHRVEEVTELIRLRGGPAGGRARVLEAELYTRARELQELNERLRQAHAREREVALALQEAMLPARRQLGRHHAAVRYRPAVGALNVCGDWYDIVDLVGGHRMGVAVGDVVGHGLEAAGVMGQLRSALSAASRVAAGPAEALNVLGRYAHVVDGAESATAVTTFIDFDHHTITYSSAGHPPPALVQPDGRVEFLDQATDPPLDARPDPIPRPQAGTDYAEGATLVLYTDGLIERRGEDIDTGLARLAESLDRHRDEDPERLADAVLLELLPPGGATDDTALVIVRL; this is encoded by the coding sequence ATGAACGACACGGCCATCGACTACGCGAGGGTGTTCCAGGCGCTGCCGGGCATGGTGGCCCTGCTGACGCCCGACCTGGTCTACGCGGACGTCAACGAGGAGTTCCTGCGGCTGGCCGGGCGCACCCGCGAGCAGATGATCGGGCGCTACCTCTTCGACGTCTTCCCGGACAACCCGAACGACCCCGGCGCATCGGGCATGCGCAATCTGGCCGCCTCGCTGACCCGGGTCGCGGCTACCGGCGAGCGCGATTCCATGGCCCTGCAGCGCTACGACGTCGAGAACCCCGAGCGGCCCGGCGAGTGGGAGGAGCGCTACTGGAGCCCGGTCAACGCGCCGGTGTGCGACGCGGACGGGAAGGTGGTGCTGCTGGTGCACCGGGTCGAGGAGGTCACCGAGCTGATCCGGCTCCGCGGCGGCCCCGCCGGCGGCCGGGCCCGCGTCCTGGAGGCCGAGCTGTACACGCGCGCCCGTGAGCTGCAGGAGCTCAACGAACGGCTGCGCCAGGCGCACGCCCGCGAGCGCGAGGTGGCCCTCGCCCTGCAGGAGGCGATGCTGCCCGCCCGCCGGCAGCTGGGCCGCCATCACGCGGCCGTGCGCTACCGGCCCGCGGTGGGCGCGCTGAACGTGTGCGGGGACTGGTACGACATCGTCGACCTGGTGGGCGGCCACCGCATGGGCGTGGCCGTGGGTGACGTGGTCGGGCACGGCCTGGAGGCCGCCGGGGTGATGGGCCAGCTGCGCAGCGCGCTGAGCGCCGCCTCGCGGGTAGCCGCGGGGCCGGCCGAGGCCCTGAACGTCCTGGGGCGGTACGCACACGTCGTCGACGGCGCCGAATCGGCCACCGCCGTCACGACGTTCATCGACTTCGACCACCACACGATCACCTACAGCAGCGCCGGCCATCCGCCGCCCGCGCTCGTCCAGCCGGACGGCCGCGTGGAGTTCCTCGACCAGGCCACCGACCCGCCGCTCGACGCCCGCCCCGACCCGATCCCCAGACCTCAGGCCGGTACGGACTACGCCGAGGGCGCCACCCTCGTCCTCTACACAGACGGCCTGATCGAGCGCCGCGGCGAGGACATCGACACGGGGCTGGCCCGCCTCGCCGAGTCCCTCGACCGCCATCGCGACGAGGACCCCGAGCGCCTCGCGGACGCGGTCCTGCTGGAACTGCTGCCTCCCGGGGGCGCAACCGACGACACGGCGCTGGTCATCGTGCGGCTGTGA